The window ACTCCGGCATGAACAGTGTCGTGAACAGTAGTTTCGGCAACAATGAATAGAAACTCCGGCGATGAAGAGTAatcgcgattttttttttttgtagattcaacaacaacgcaaaaatcgctacacgaaaatcggtattgaaaTCCTACGAATACTTAAATGGATacgcttacttgaatcaaaaaccttgagctctgataaCACCTGACGCGATCCCGCCCACGAGATCTTTgatttgtcccgatctttgaatcaagtaatcgataggtgtgataatcgcctctagatcacgcggtctagcaacaattaatcaacgataggaacaatctcattcaagagaacctccaaagaacccgtccttggcaaccctcgtgatattcgattgacaaacgccacaaaagataaatcttttgataagtttgatttgatacaacgcaaaagttataacgaaacttaagcttgtttttgagagaattctcaatgataaaatatcataaaagatgaataataatcaatgttgtttttacaatcaataaaattcgtctatatattgactacaaatcaaaaagatatgaaatctacttgccaagataataaaaactctaaaataagaaaataaatctcgtccaaacgtaaagggcacggaccccgtgtaggcctccgggtgagggtccgtgtagactctgtaaaattactctccggaaaacaatggacacggaccccgtgtaaaggtctgtgcttgggtccgtgtaggtccGTGTAAAATTACTCTCCGGAAAACAATGGACACGGGCCCCGTGTACAGGACCGGGATGGGATCCGTGTACACTCGGACTTTCTCAATCTTTGCAAGATAATGGTATTCGTTTGGCCTTCAACGTCACTTCCCTGCTTCACGACTCTTTCAAGGCTTGTATTCTTGCTTGCAAGCTCTTCTCGATCACTCACGAGTCTACGCAATGCATCCTTGAATCTTCTACTAACCACTAGCACGTCATGCCTAGCCAGATTCACATCACCAATACATTCAATATTCCTCACTCCCAAACCCGAGTGTACCGAAAAAATAATTTCTCTAACTCACGAAAGAAAATTTCCGCACTCAACAAAAAAATACACTCTTTTTTCTATGTACTCTCTTTTTATCAAAGCTgaaaagcttttgattttgaaatacaATAACTGAATGAATTGAGTTCTATTTATAACTAATTCTCTCGTTCAATTTTTGCAACTTTTCCAATATGAGAtgtgatttaatttttattttatttaacgtAGGTCCCACCCCCATTAAATAAATCTCACCTTTACACTCATTTCCTCTCAAAACTCTCcaaaatcaaaacatttttGCCCATTTATTCATATATTTTATACAACAACGAGCTTTTATCTCATCAAATGGAATTAACTATATCAATCTCCAAAATCGGTGCTCTACGGCCGCCCTCCCTTAGCCACTATTTATACAACACCACACAATCCTTTGTTCAtattttgtaaattaaataaaatatttcttgaaAATCAGAACTAATATATGCTATTATATCTCACTTTAATTTCACTTGATTAATTAAGTGATAAGCGTGGACTAAATGGAAAAAAACCATTCAACTACTGAAACCAATTATCCAGAATTCTTGCATAACTATAGGGACTGAACACGATGCAAAAGCTAATTATGATGTTGCTATCTCATCCAGAAACTCCTGAAGTTCTTCAATTGTAGCATTTAACAGCCCTACAAAATAAAGAGAAATAAGCTAGATGTTCTTGGTATATGAAGGTAAGTAACTAAGGACAGTCTCAGCAACTTTGTTAAAGTAATTACCATTTTGATGGTTTTTGCGCAACACATCACCGGATTGAAATTCTTCTCCTCTTCTCCTTTTCAGGTTCCCCAGGCGTGGGCGAAATTCTGACGCCATGTTTATCAGCTCTGGCCAAATCAATCAAGAAGGTGTTCATCAGTGCAACAAAATCATTATCTAGCAAATTTGTAGCTTTTCATTATATGATTGAAGTAATGAAACAATGAAATTCGAGTCAAAGGCAAAAACTATCTCATGTTCAGATAGCCTATCCAACGCAATCTAGTTTTTGGACACCAATGGGTGGTATCCATGGAGGAGACCTTGCACCACCTTTAAGGTATACAAAAAGTATTGTTCCAGAGTGAAAATGGAGACTTCGAGGAAACTTTTTAGCTCCACAAAGCTACAAAGTAATTTCATCTTTCTTCGTGGTCAGACACTAGTTATTGCTACCTTGGAACATTTCGGTGGTATCATGTTTCTTGTACAACTCAAATGCTTCATCAATCAACCCAGCAGAGTGACAGCTTGAAAAAGACTGCTTCTCCAGTGTGCGAAGCTCTCTGTTGAGTTCAGCAGATTCTTTTCCAACCTGAGTTTAAAATTCAAGTTTCGTGAGAAAAAATGTAAATAACCATACTATGAAAGAAATGTTTGCGTCGCAGTTACCATAGCAAGTTTGTCACGCAAAGATTTCAACAGCGCGTCCAGCTCTGTGTCAGTAAGAGCATCAACGTCTGGTAAGTCATCTCCAGAGAATTCATTCTAAAATGACAGTTTTTGAAGGTATTTAAGAATTATCAAATCGAGCGATAGACAGATGGTATCATCTTGTTTGCATGAACTATAACAGCAGCTTTGAGCTTATAACATTACAGTCTTAGTTCCACATACTAGTGAAATAAAATAACGAGATGAACTCACCTATCACATCAGAATTTTAGTGAAACAGTACCATGACCTAGTATGCAGGTTAGATAAAAGCAACACATGCCTTGAAACCTCGACCAAAAATCAGACGGGAGCAATCCCAGCAACTGCATTTAGTACAATTTTGTAGACATCGCAGAGGCAAGACCGCGAGGCACCACTTGCCTCAAATGTAACAGAAACTTGAAACAATAATTCAGAATTTCTTCAATTTCAGACTACACCAAATCAATTCAATGGAGTGTAACATTTGAGTTGAGGACTAGAATGTTATGTCCTAGAAGTTAATTTCTCTAAACTACTTGAACTTCCTTCAATGACATTTAAGCCGAATCGCTACACCTACAGATTTAATGACATTTACAAATTTGCTGAAGTTTTCATTTTGTAAATAATTATAAGTTGCAAGATACTCCAACACCCACTAAATGACGGCAATGTAAAATGTCTCCGCCAAGAAATATATGCTTCTAACACCTTTCAATCAACCCAGACAAGACAAAtaacatgaaaaaaaaaaatttaaaacccaGGATGAGAAAGACATACGGCTTTTGGCAGTGAAAATTCTTCTGGCACACTAAAACAAAAGCGAAGAATGTATTCTTCCCATTTTTGCATCCGCTGGTCGAGGCCCAATTCGATCAGCTTCCAAATTTCAGCCACCCCCTACCGGTGCAAAAAAAATTCATAGAAAAGGTAAAATTCTAAGCCATAACATTTCGAAAAAACCATCATGCAACCCCAAGAGCATAAattaaacaaaaagaaaaaaagggtTAATCCGAAAAACCTTTGTTAGTTCCTCGGATCGATCTGTGCCCTCAGTTTTCAGCAGCGTAGAAGCCTCCCTGTAccgcaattttttttataaaaaaaaaaaatcaaatcaagTAACTTCAGTTGAGTGTACGACTCGGCAAACAGAAATTGGCGAGGGGATTACTGGAGGAAGTGATCAAAAGCCTCTTCGAGGACCTCGTCGACAATATTAAGGACCTCATTGATGAAGAGCTGAGGGCTGAGATTCAAGGATTCAAAAATCGCCTCGCCTTTGCTTCCTTCCATTAGAGAAACCTGAAATTTCTCCAATTCCCGCCACAAAAAGCAAGCTAAGCACGTGTTCCCTTCAAATTTTGAGggtaaaaaaatataatcttaCTATTTTAATAATAGCTAAACACCTTGAAAAATCGGGATGTGTTGTGAAAaactaaaaatttcaaactctcaaaatttaccaaattacacactttataatatttttctctctattcaattatgattttcttcacaaatgagagatctatttatagattttcattacacataatccaaaaaataaaatacatcattacctacatcatcacacacaaatttctaattttacaactcttattttcaacattcaaatattcaactattacttttcaatatttaaatcatttattttcaacactcccccttgtgatgatgatcatgatatgatgatgtcttcattacgtgttttgtactgcctcgttaaaaaccttacttggaaaaacccattgggataaaaaccatagtaagggaaaaagagtgcagtcacgtaaactccccctgatgttgacatgaacaattcttcacaaatttcgtagattgcgcatcctaatattatatatgtgctttctgaatattgacgtaggaagtgcctttgtgaagagatctgatgagttttcacttgattgaatgtgacgaacatcactacatttattcttctcaagctccttggtgaatgcgaagaacttaagaagaatatgtttagttctgtcgatttttatgtatccttctttcatttgagcaacacatgcagcattatcttcatatagtatcacagacttctcatcgaatgataatccgcatgaaatttggatatgttgggtcattgattttaaccacacatattcacgacttgcttcatgtagtgcaataatctaggcatgatttgatgaagttgttacgagcgtttgtttctgtgaacgccaagatattgcagtgcctccacgagtaaatacatatccagtttgggaacgtgccttgtgtggatcagataagtatccaacATCAGCATAatcaattatacttggattagcatcttttgaatataaaagtctcaagtctgtcgttcctcgtagataacggaatatatgtttaattccgttccagtgtctctttgttggatatgtgctaaatcttgccaacagattcacggcaaaagatatatcaggccttgtacaatttttaaggtacataagggtaccgatggcacttagatatggtacttctggaccaagaatatcttcatcatcttcacatggacggaatggatccttttctatgtttaatgatctaacaaccattggagtacttaaaggatttgctttatccatattaaaacgtttaaggatcttttctgtataatttgtctggtgaacaaacatttcacattctttttgttcaatttgtaaacccagacaatacttggtttttccaagatcattcatttcaaatttttccttcaagtatgacacaacttcttgaatttccttattcgttccaatgatgtttaaatcatcaacatatacagcaataattacgcatccggatgttgttttcttaatgaaaacacaatggcatattgaattatttacatatccctttttcatcaagtgatcacttagtcaattataccacattcgacctgattgctttaacccatataatgatgtttgtaatttcacagaataacattctctgggttttgaactttgtgcttcaggcatcttaaattgtagtagcccgaattccaaattggatAATTAAACAGATTAATGgtaattaagaaggtttaatgtgtaattttgaccgggtcatgatcggacgtaccgaagatggttcggtagcaccgaagagttcggacggtccgaagtgagttcggtggatccgatcatgaggtgtcaagtgttgatcgacacgtcattttccatgcatgttcggacggtccgaagtgtatgatcggaggatccgatcatgagctgtcaagagccaatggacacgtagtgttcggacgttccgaagtgttgttcggaggatccgaacatggcctataaatagtgctcggatttctcatttgtgacttgccaattcatgattttgcctcatagctgagaggatttggaaggtttctagggttagttgttggtcgagcgatagccaagagctgccaggagtagtagcgtagcggcgcctgagtttcgaggcaatcgacatcaaagggctgtcgacggacgaaggtaaaccctaaacctttggtagtactagggagtactggttttgctagtcgagcatggtagtattgttcattgagtatgcttttgatgcgtaggcttgttctagacctgattagcggtgttgcgtaaagCTAGgtttgctgtgatagaggtacgaaagtactatccgagatatcctggttgagtatacattcatatatgtgttgcatgattatgtgtgcattgttatatgtcatattatgcatgctattatgtcacgttttatgatgcatgttgcatttcacgttgagccgtatctccttcgagatagcctttactgttgagctgtatctctttcgagataagctatatatatcttggggccgctcagccctatcttgtggacgcatggacaccgagagtacacagtggccgacgggtcgggagggcttcggtggtccgggacattttaggtccacgtctgtcttgtagtggatgcagtgacccagaggttggaccgcgcggcactatccacttggcgcctctagactgagcattttgagatcctttgtgactcctgttccttgactaccctggtatcatatcatagcatgtgcatttcatataggcttgtatactcatacttttgtgctgggcgttcttatcgctcacgtcctcggttttgtttattcttggacaccccattcccacggggcaggcctcaggttggatggctcaggaggagcaggaggaggacgttgagtagctggttggtttagttttcagtgttttccatttgattcgatatggttgtactggatatgtcatttgagttagtctagacttcgatttcgattgggttgtataactattgttgttggccatatttccgctgttatctctgattattgttaattatggtaattgcatgcttagttcttgattagtaggtgattctggaacgggtcactacattaatggtatcagagcatgcttatgattttgggatatagatttctgttttgggattttcgttgaccattttaccatttttccccattctatcttgtagtgatggctgaccactttgatgacgagagtagtcaggggagtgtaggtcgttggggcgaccaggatgattataggcgtcatcgtgagcatcgtcatcgtcgggatggtcctaggcgtttcgatatgcatcgtttcatgcagatggggcctaagcctctagtcggtggagagactcccgatgatgcggaggattggttagagcgcatggagagttgtttccgcgcattccaatgcaccgatgagcagaagatggagacccttagttttcttctcgagggccgtgctcgcaggtggtggcgatcgacttctgcgccgatagtccagtcccagggtagggtgacttgggctgatttccgtgcagctttcatgcagctgtattttcctccagcccttcgccaagcgaagacgattgagctcctgaaccttaagcaggggagtatgtctgttgatgagtatcagcagaaattctttgagttgttacccttcgctcctcatatcagtggcagttctgaggccaagtatgatcatttcctccagggtcttaaccaggagatctttgaccgagtcactgtctgtgataatcctacttcttatgatgggttagtgaaccggtgtcgccaggcagagatcagtctccagcgtggtagggctattctttcttctagaccttcgagcactttgaggcctcgatctcagtcgttcaagaaatctggttcgtcttcttctggatctggatctcgatctagcggtgttttccgttttggtaagaaggagtcttgtgcgcattgtgggaagaaccatccatcggagcgatgccgagcagccgcaggagcttgttatcagtgcggagagatggggcatattaagaagaattgtcctcagttgcgaagtggagcaggatccggttctggatctcaggcgactgttcagcagaggaggcagggtcaggcagtgggtagttcgaatcttcgacctcgtgcccaaggtcaggtttttgcgctgaaccaggatcaggctgcagatgagacggagagagtcatagcaggtactttttatttatgcggtattcctgcttttgttcttatagataccggagcatctcattcattcatttcttcaCGATtcgttaagcgtcataagttaccgtatgtttctctagacgtcattctttctgtttctaccccgatgggtcattcggttttagccaagcgtctagtgatgggttgtcccttagattttgagggtaacgagttgactgcgaatcttatgattctggaaatggaagattttgattgtattttgggtatagacattttgactacctaccgagctactgtggattgttaccagaagcttgttcagttccgtacgactgagagttctagttggtttttctatggtgagggagcgcgacctccgatgccagtggtatctgctctgaaagcctgtcgtgctttagaggcgggcggggaaggctacctcatctatgcgattgatacgtccacatgtagtgttggtatagaggatattccagtggtttgcgaatttcctgatgtgtttccagatgagattcctggttttcctccggttagagaggtggagtttggcattgagttaatgccagggactgcaccgatttctcgtgccccctatcgtcttgcgccgtcagagatgagggaactaaagcagcaattgcaggatcttcttgataaaggttatattcgcccgagtgtttcaccttggggagctccagtcctgtttgtcaagaagaaggatggatcgatgcgattgtgtattgactatcgccagctgaatcgtgtgacgatcaaaaacaagtacccattacctcgtatcgatgacttgttcgatcagcttcagggtacctctgtttactccaagattgacttgcgatcgggttatcatcagatgagagtcagagatgatgatatttccaagactgcatttcgtactcgttacgggcattacgagtttctagttatgccattcggattgacgaatgcgccagcggtgttcatggatctgatgaaccgagtctttcgtgattttctggatcagtttgttgtggttttcatcgacgatatcttgatttattctcacagtgtggaggagcatgtccagcacttgaggattgtgttgcagattcttcgcgagaagcaattgtatgctaagctgagtaagtgcgaattctggattGATcatgtagtattccttggtcatgtgatttccaaggaaggaatttctgtggatcccagcaagattgaagcagtgctgaattggtcacgtcctacgacggtggccgagatccgtagttttctaggtctggccgggtattatcgtcgcttcatcgtgaatttctcccaggtagctagacctttgacgcaacttactcggaaggatgttccatttgagtggtcatctgagtgcgaagatagtttcagagagcttcgtcgacttctgacttctgcacctgttttggcgttaccgtcaggatctgatggtttcagtgtttacaccgatgcctcttttcaaggcttagggtgtgtgttgacgcagaatggtcatgtgatcgcttacgcttccaggcagctgaaatctcacgaggagaagtaccctattcatgatctagagttggcagctattgtattcgcactgaagatctggcgtcattatttgtacggggttaagtttgaaatctttactgatcataagagtctgaagtatctgttcactcaggctgagttgaacatgaggcaacgtcgttggatggatctattgaaagattatgactgcgagatcaagtaccatccaggctctgcgaatctcacagccgatgctcttagtcgcaaggtgagagcctctgcacttcagaccagtgctatgattagtactatccaggattgttgttcgttgggatttaatttcaaacatcggaaaggtatggagagcattcgtgttgctaccattttatctgagccagctttgttcgctcggattcgagatgctcagatgtctgatctcaagactcagagattagctcggttggctggtggagatagtaatttccattatcagtctaatggtcttctgtgtttgtctaatcgggttgtagtaccagaggatgatacgttgagggaggagattttatctcatgctcatcgaagcaagctgagtattcatccaggaagtaacaagatgtataaagatttgaggacacgattttggtggaaagggatgaagcgcagtgtttatcagtttgtttccaagtgtcttgtttgtcagcaggttaaagcagagcaccgtcgacctggaggattattgttgaatc is drawn from Primulina eburnea isolate SZY01 chromosome 10, ASM2296580v1, whole genome shotgun sequence and contains these coding sequences:
- the LOC140803910 gene encoding protein MIS12 homolog, whose amino-acid sequence is MEGSKGEAIFESLNLSPQLFINEVLNIVDEVLEEAFDHFLQEASTLLKTEGTDRSEELTKGVAEIWKLIELGLDQRMQKWEEYILRFCFSVPEEFSLPKANEFSGDDLPDVDALTDTELDALLKSLRDKLAMVGKESAELNRELRTLEKQSFSSCHSAGLIDEAFELYKKHDTTEMFQELINMASEFRPRLGNLKRRRGEEFQSGDVLRKNHQNGLLNATIEELQEFLDEIATS